One region of Armigeres subalbatus isolate Guangzhou_Male chromosome 3, GZ_Asu_2, whole genome shotgun sequence genomic DNA includes:
- the LOC134227992 gene encoding chitin synthase chs-2 isoform X4, with protein sequence MYRRVSATTIGAANPADNEDIEFDPNGGAIAADGRVINGEIIRGATGNRSARDGNYVSYKSHYYCRVANDDDEDEYLIQRTVQETKGWDVFRDPPIKEDTGSMADQACLELTIKILKIFAYLLTFVIVLTGGVVAKGCVLFMSSQLKRNRKITYCNRDLARDKQFVALLPEEERIAWMWALMIAFAVPEIGAFIRSTRICFFKSMKKPFKSHFLLVFLMESFHTIGLVLLFFVVLPEVDSVKGAMLTNCLCVIPGLLGMFSRTNKEGKRAVKSIVDLAAIAAQITGFVVWPLLENRPVLWLIPVSALLTSCGWWENYVSPQSPFGFVRAMGRVKEDLKQTRYFTYMFLSLWKIILFFCIVLVIMFFNGDEVANLFSLFGVGFGPHKIVVEEVATAFSSALPDLVEASQAGDTVDIDASYNTVTYVLIIQILGAYLCYVFGKFACKILIQGFSYAFPVNLAIPVAISLLIAACGIRNDDPCFFHGTIPDYLFFESPPVFRLSDFASRQMAWAWLLWLLSQTWITLHIWTPKCERLANTEKLFVTPMYNALLIDQSMALNRRRDDQADVKTEDLAEIEKEKGDEYYETISVHTDGSAMPRPSVKSSDHITRIYACATLWHETKEEMMVFLKSIMRMDEDQCARRVAQKYLRIVDPDYYEFETHIFFDDAFEISDHSDDDIQCNRFVKILIDTIDEAASEVHQTNIRLRPPKKYPTPYGGRLVWTLPGKTKLIAHLKDKDRIRHRKRWSQVMYMYYLLGHRLMELPISVDRKDVMAENTYLLTLDGDIDFNPSAVTLLVDLMKKNKNLGAACGRIHPIGSGPMVWYQKFEYAIGHWLQKATEHMIGCVLCSPGCFSLFRGKGLMDDNVMRKYTTRSDEARHYVQYDQGEDRWLCTLLLQRGYRVEYSAASDAYTHCPEGFNEFYNQRRRWVPSTIANIMDLLMDYKRTIKINDNISLLYIFYQMMLMGGTILGPGTIFLMLVGAFVAAFKIDNWTSFYYNIIPILLFMLICFTCKSNIQLLLAQVLSTVYALIMMAVIVGTALQLGEDGIGSPSAIFLIAMTGSFFIAACLHPQEFWCIASGLIYLLSIPSMYLLLILYSIINLNVVSWGTREVVAKKTKKELEQEKKDAEEAAKRVKQKSLLGFLQGGAGSNADEEGSIEVSIAGLFRCLLCTHGKTTDEKAQLVHIGDALNAITKKIENLEKHIDPHGHHTRKRTASAGSRDHHLGSVAEDSEEDDEQSDSETSTLQRNERDFLTNPYWIEDPDLKKGEVDFISSTEIQFWKDLIDQYLYPIDQNKEEQARIASDLIELRNKSVFAFFMFNALFVLIVFLLQLNKDKLHIIWPLGVKTNITYDEVTAEVHISKEYLQLEPIGLVFVFFFALILIIQFTAMLFHRFGTLSHILASTELNWGCNKKPEELSQDALIDKHAVEIVKNLQRLQGIDGDYDNDSGSGPDRIARRRTIQNLEKARQPRRQIGTLDVAFKKRFLKLTADENNTGTPILTRRMTMRRETIRALEVRKNSVMAERRKSQMQTLGANNEYGITGVNNTNNNAPQRPLRTSNAGVSVKDIFNVNGGPGGDIYGVTGQVNQAYEPVIEDDDRNSLRLQPRNQVTWSNSNGRL encoded by the exons TCAACGCACCGTGCAGGAAACCAAAGGATGGGACGTCTTCAGGGATCCTCCGATCAAGGAGGACACCGGCTCGATGGCCGATCAGGCCTGCCTGGAGCTGACGatcaaaattctgaaaatctTCGCGTACCTGCTGACGTTCGTCATCGTGCTGACCGGCGGTGTGGTCGCCAAAGGCTGTGTCCTCTTCATGTCCTCGCAGCTCAAACGGAATCGCAAGATCACCTACTGCAACCGGGATTTGGCTCGCGATAAGCAGTTCGTAGCGCTGCTGCCCGAGGAGGAGCGGATAGCGTGGATGTGGGCGCTGATGATCGCGTTTGCCGTGCCGGAGATCGGAGCCTTCATCCGATCGACCCGTATCTGTTTCTTCAAATCGATGAAGAAACCATTCAAGTCGCACTTCTTGCTCGTGTTCCTAATGGAGTCATTCCACACGATCGGACTGGTGCTGCTATTTTTCGTCGTCCTCCCGGAAGTCGACTCGGTGAAAGGCGCCATGCTGACCAACTGCCTCTGTGTGATACCGG GTTTGCTCGGAATGTTTTCGCGAACCAACAAGGAAGGCAAACGAGCTGTGAAGAGCATCGTAGATTTGGCGGCTATTGCGGCACAAATTACTGGATTCGTTGTGTGGCCTTTGTTGGAAAATAGGCCGGTTCTGTGGCTGATTCCAGTATCGGCTTTGCTGACGTCCTGTGGGTGGTGGGAAAATTACGTTTCACCTCAAAGTCCCTTCGGGTTCGTGCGGGCAATGGGTCGAGTGAAGGAAGATCTCAAGCAGACTCGCTATTTCACGTACATGTTCCTCTCGTTGTGGAAGATTATCTTGTTCTTTTGCATCGTGTTGGTGATTATGTTCTTCAATGGAGATGAAGTAGCCAATCTTTTTTCTCTGTTTGGAGTAGGTTTTGGGCCACACAAAATTGTTGTTGAGGAAGTTGCGACAGCTTTCAGCTCAGCACTTCCTGACCTCGTCGAAGCATCCCAAGCGGGAGATACCGTTGATATCGATGCTTCCTACAACACCGTTACGTATGTTCTGATCATTCAGATTTTGGGCGCATATTTGTGCTATGTTTTCGGCAAATTTGCCTGTAAGATTCTGATTCAAGGTTTCAGTTACGCATTCCCGGTAAATCTAGCCATTCCGGTAGCGATATCCTTATTGATTGCCGCGTGTGGTATTAGAAATGATGATCCATGCTTCTTCCATGGCACAATACCGGATTACTTGTTCTTCGAGAGTCCTCCGGTGTTCCGGTTGAGTGATTTCGCATCACGCCAAATGGCATGGGCCTGGTTGCTTTGGCTTCTGTCGCAAACGTGGATCACCCTCCACATTTGGACACCGAAGTGTGAACGTTTGGCCAATACGGAAAAATTGTTCGTTACTCCCATGTACAATGCGCTGTTAATCGATCAATCGATGGCGCTGAATAGAAGACGAGATGATCAGGCAGATGTGAAGACCGAAGACTTGGCCGAGATTGAAAAGGAAAAGGGAGACGAATACTACGAAACCATATCGGTCCACACGGACGGATCGGCGATGCCTCGGCCGAGTGTGAAGTCGTCCGATCACATCACTAGAATTTACGCGTGCGCAACTTTGTGGCACGAAACAAAGGAGGAGATGATGGTGTTCTTGAAGTCGATTATGCGGATGGACGAAGATCAGTGCGCCCGACGAGTAGCACAAAAGTATCTACGCATTGTGGATCCCGATTACTACGAGTTCGAAA CACACATTTTCTTCGATGACGCATTCGAAATTTCCGATCACAGCGATGATGATATTCAGTGCAACAGGTTCGTGAAGATCTTGATCGATACGATTGACGAAGCGGCTTCCGAAGTTCATCAAACCAATATTCGTTTGAGACCTCCGAAAAAATATCCAACTCCATACGGAGGTCGGCTGGTTTGGACGCTGCCAGGGAAGACGAAGCTGATTGCCCATCTCAAGGACAAGGATCGTATCCGACATCGTAAGCGTTGGTCACAGGTCATGTACATGTACTATCTGCTCGGACACCGCCTGATGGAATTGCCGATATCGGTTGATCGTAAGGATGTAATGGCTGAAAATACATATTTGCTAACTTTGGATGGCGATATCGATTTCAATCCAAGTGCCGTCACACTGCTGGTGGATTTGATGAAAAAGAACAAGAACCTGGGCGCTGCTTGCGGTCGTATTCACCCGATCGGATCCGGTCCGATGGTGTGGTATCAGAAGTTCGAGTACGCTATTGGTCATTGGCTGCAGAAGGCTACCGAGCATATGATCGGATGTGTACTTTGTAGCCCTGGATGTTTCTCGCTGTTCAGAG GCAAAGGTCTTATGGACGACAACGTCATGCGTAAATATACCACTCGTTCGGATGAAGCACGCCATTACGTGCAGTACGATCAGGGAGAGGATCGTTGGTTGTGTACGTTACTGCTGCAGCGAGGCTATCGTGTCGAGTATTCAGCTGCTTCCGATGCCTACACTCACTGCCCGGAAGGGTTCAACGAGTTCTATAATCAACGTCGTCGCTGGGTACCGTCCACCATCGCCAACATTATGGATCTGCTTATGGATTACAAGCGGACGATCAAGATCAATGATAACATTTCGCTGCTGTACATATTTTATCAGATGATGTTGATGGGTGGTACTATTCTGGGCCCAGGCACGATTTTCCTTATGTTGGTAGGAGCTTTCGTCGCTGCATTCAAGATTGACAATTGGACATCATTCTACTATAACATAATTCCAATATTGCTATTCATGTTGATCTGTTTCACCTGTAAATCGAACATACAACTACTGCTAGCTCAGGTGTTGTCAACGGTATATGCTTTGATTATGATGGCGGTAATCGTCGGTACGGCACTGCAGTTGGGCGAGGATGGAATTGGAAGTCCTTCGGCTATATTCTTGATAGCAATGACAGGGTCATTCTTCATAGCAGCATGTCTTCATCCGCAAGAGTTTTGGTGTATAGCATCGGGATTGATCTATTTGCTCTCTATTCCATCTATGTACTTGCTGCTGATTTTGTATTCGATCATTAACTTAAATGTGGTATCTTGGGGCACTCGTGAAGTGGTGGCTAAGAAAACGAAGAAGGAGCTCGAGCAAGAGAAGAAGGATGCTGAAGAGGCCGCGAAGCGAGTTAAACAAAAATCGCTGCTTGGATTCCTACAGGGAGGGGCTGGTTCCAATGCAGATGAAGAAGGATCCATTGAGGTATCTATTGCTGGGCTGTTCCGTTGTTTACTGTGTACGCATGGAAAGACCACCGATGAAAAGGCCCAATTGGTCCACATTGGAGACGCTCTAAATGCTATTACTAAAAAGATTGAAAATCTGGAGAAGCACATCGACCCTCACGGACATCATACTCGCAAACGTACGGCATCTGCTGGTTCCAGAGACCATCACTTGGGATCAGTCGCTGAAGATAGTGAGGAAGACGATGAACAATCAGATTCGGAGACTTCAACGCTGCAAAGAAACGAACGTGACTTCCTGACAAACCCCTACTGGATTGAGGATCCAGActtgaagaagggagaagtagaCTTTATCTCTAGCACGGAGATCCAGTTCTGGAAGGATTTGATTGACCAATATCTTTACCCAATTGATCAAAACAAGGAAGAACAG GCACGAATTGCTTCGGACCTGATCGAGTTGCGTAACAAATCCGTGTTTGCATTCTTCATGTTCAACGCGCTGTTCGTACTGATCGTGTTCTTGCTGCAGTTGAACAAAGACAAACTGCACATCATTTGGCCGTTGGGAGTCAAAACCAACATTACCTATGACGAAGTGACAGCCGAG GTGCACATATCGAAAGAATACCTCCAACTGGAACCGATCGGTTTGGTGTTTGTGTTCTTCTTCGCGCTTATCTTGATCATCCAGTTTACCGCCATGTTGTTCCATCGATTCGGAACCCTGTCGCACATCCTGGCCTCTACCGAGCTCAACTGGGGCTGCAACAAGAAGCCGGAAGAGCTCTCGCAAGATGCTCTAATAGATAAG CACGCGGTGGAGATCGTCAAGAATCTCCAGAGGCTGCAAGGTATCGATGGGGACTACGACAACGACTCCGGTAGCGGGCCGGATCGGATAGCACGTCGCCGCACGATTCAGAACCTGGAGAAGGCACGTCAACCCAGAAGGCAGATTGGCACACTGGACGTGGCATTCAAAAAGCGATTCCTGAAGCTGACGGCGGATGAGAACAATACCGGAACGCCGATCCTGACGCGCAGGATGACGATGCGTCGCGAGACGATACGTGCCCTGGAGGTGCGCAAGAACTCGGTCATGGCGGAGCGGCGCAAGTCGCAGATGCAAACGCTGGGGGCGAACAATGAGTACGGCATCACTGGCGTAAACAAT ACAAACAACAACGCCCCACAGCGTCCCCTGCGCACATCGAACGCCGGTGTTAGCGTGAAGGACATTTTCAACGTAAACGGAGGCCCGGGAGGTGATATTTACGGTGTTACCGGGCAGGTCAACCAGGCCTACGAGCCGGTCATCGAAGACGACGATCGTAACTCGCTTCGACTGCAACCGCGCAACCAGGTGACGTGGAGTAACAGCAACGGGCGACTGTGA
- the LOC134227992 gene encoding chitin synthase chs-2 isoform X8 gives MSAIRHRPLATQNESDDNFTDDESTPLTQDIYGGSQRTVQETKGWDVFRDPPIKEDTGSMADQACLELTIKILKIFAYLLTFVIVLTGGVVAKGCVLFMSSQLKRNRKITYCNRDLARDKQFVALLPEEERIAWMWALMIAFAVPEIGAFIRSTRICFFKSMKKPFKSHFLLVFLMESFHTIGLVLLFFVVLPEVDSVKGAMLTNCLCVIPGLLGMFSRTNKEGKRAVKSIVDLAAIAAQITGFVVWPLLENRPVLWLIPVSALLTSCGWWENYVSPQSPFGFVRAMGRVKEDLKQTRYFTYMFLSLWKIILFFCIVLVIMFFNGDEVANLFSLFGVGFGPHKIVVEEVATAFSSALPDLVEASQAGDTVDIDASYNTVTYVLIIQILGAYLCYVFGKFACKILIQGFSYAFPVNLAIPVAISLLIAACGIRNDDPCFFHGTIPDYLFFESPPVFRLSDFASRQMAWAWLLWLLSQTWITLHIWTPKCERLANTEKLFVTPMYNALLIDQSMALNRRRDDQADVKTEDLAEIEKEKGDEYYETISVHTDGSAMPRPSVKSSDHITRIYACATLWHETKEEMMVFLKSIMRMDEDQCARRVAQKYLRIVDPDYYEFETHIFFDDAFEISDHSDDDIQCNRFVKILIDTIDEAASEVHQTNIRLRPPKKYPTPYGGRLVWTLPGKTKLIAHLKDKDRIRHRKRWSQVMYMYYLLGHRLMELPISVDRKDVMAENTYLLTLDGDIDFNPSAVTLLVDLMKKNKNLGAACGRIHPIGSGPMVWYQKFEYAIGHWLQKATEHMIGCVLCSPGCFSLFRGKGLMDDNVMRKYTTRSDEARHYVQYDQGEDRWLCTLLLQRGYRVEYSAASDAYTHCPEGFNEFYNQRRRWVPSTIANIMDLLMDYKRTIKINDNISLLYIFYQMMLMGGTILGPGTIFLMLVGAFVAAFKIDNWTSFYYNIIPILLFMLICFTCKSNIQLLLAQVLSTVYALIMMAVIVGTALQLGEDGIGSPSAIFLIAMTGSFFIAACLHPQEFWCIASGLIYLLSIPSMYLLLILYSIINLNVVSWGTREVVAKKTKKELEQEKKDAEEAAKRVKQKSLLGFLQGGAGSNADEEGSIEVSIAGLFRCLLCTHGKTTDEKAQLVHIGDALNAITKKIENLEKHIDPHGHHTRKRTASAGSRDHHLGSVAEDSEEDDEQSDSETSTLQRNERDFLTNPYWIEDPDLKKGEVDFISSTEIQFWKDLIDQYLYPIDQNKEEQARIASDLIELRNKSVFAFFMFNALFVLIVFLLQLNKDKLHIIWPLGVKTNITYDEVTAEVHISKEYLQLEPIGLVFVFFFALILIIQFTAMLFHRFGTLSHILASTELNWGCNKKPEELSQDALIDKHAVEIVKNLQRLQGIDGDYDNDSGSGPDRIARRRTIQNLEKARQPRRQIGTLDVAFKKRFLKLTADENNTGTPILTRRMTMRRETIRALEVRKNSVMAERRKSQMQTLGANNEYGITGVNNTNNNAPQRPLRTSNAGVSVKDIFNVNGGPGGDIYGVTGQVNQAYEPVIEDDDRNSLRLQPRNQVTWSNSNGRL, from the exons TCAACGCACCGTGCAGGAAACCAAAGGATGGGACGTCTTCAGGGATCCTCCGATCAAGGAGGACACCGGCTCGATGGCCGATCAGGCCTGCCTGGAGCTGACGatcaaaattctgaaaatctTCGCGTACCTGCTGACGTTCGTCATCGTGCTGACCGGCGGTGTGGTCGCCAAAGGCTGTGTCCTCTTCATGTCCTCGCAGCTCAAACGGAATCGCAAGATCACCTACTGCAACCGGGATTTGGCTCGCGATAAGCAGTTCGTAGCGCTGCTGCCCGAGGAGGAGCGGATAGCGTGGATGTGGGCGCTGATGATCGCGTTTGCCGTGCCGGAGATCGGAGCCTTCATCCGATCGACCCGTATCTGTTTCTTCAAATCGATGAAGAAACCATTCAAGTCGCACTTCTTGCTCGTGTTCCTAATGGAGTCATTCCACACGATCGGACTGGTGCTGCTATTTTTCGTCGTCCTCCCGGAAGTCGACTCGGTGAAAGGCGCCATGCTGACCAACTGCCTCTGTGTGATACCGG GTTTGCTCGGAATGTTTTCGCGAACCAACAAGGAAGGCAAACGAGCTGTGAAGAGCATCGTAGATTTGGCGGCTATTGCGGCACAAATTACTGGATTCGTTGTGTGGCCTTTGTTGGAAAATAGGCCGGTTCTGTGGCTGATTCCAGTATCGGCTTTGCTGACGTCCTGTGGGTGGTGGGAAAATTACGTTTCACCTCAAAGTCCCTTCGGGTTCGTGCGGGCAATGGGTCGAGTGAAGGAAGATCTCAAGCAGACTCGCTATTTCACGTACATGTTCCTCTCGTTGTGGAAGATTATCTTGTTCTTTTGCATCGTGTTGGTGATTATGTTCTTCAATGGAGATGAAGTAGCCAATCTTTTTTCTCTGTTTGGAGTAGGTTTTGGGCCACACAAAATTGTTGTTGAGGAAGTTGCGACAGCTTTCAGCTCAGCACTTCCTGACCTCGTCGAAGCATCCCAAGCGGGAGATACCGTTGATATCGATGCTTCCTACAACACCGTTACGTATGTTCTGATCATTCAGATTTTGGGCGCATATTTGTGCTATGTTTTCGGCAAATTTGCCTGTAAGATTCTGATTCAAGGTTTCAGTTACGCATTCCCGGTAAATCTAGCCATTCCGGTAGCGATATCCTTATTGATTGCCGCGTGTGGTATTAGAAATGATGATCCATGCTTCTTCCATGGCACAATACCGGATTACTTGTTCTTCGAGAGTCCTCCGGTGTTCCGGTTGAGTGATTTCGCATCACGCCAAATGGCATGGGCCTGGTTGCTTTGGCTTCTGTCGCAAACGTGGATCACCCTCCACATTTGGACACCGAAGTGTGAACGTTTGGCCAATACGGAAAAATTGTTCGTTACTCCCATGTACAATGCGCTGTTAATCGATCAATCGATGGCGCTGAATAGAAGACGAGATGATCAGGCAGATGTGAAGACCGAAGACTTGGCCGAGATTGAAAAGGAAAAGGGAGACGAATACTACGAAACCATATCGGTCCACACGGACGGATCGGCGATGCCTCGGCCGAGTGTGAAGTCGTCCGATCACATCACTAGAATTTACGCGTGCGCAACTTTGTGGCACGAAACAAAGGAGGAGATGATGGTGTTCTTGAAGTCGATTATGCGGATGGACGAAGATCAGTGCGCCCGACGAGTAGCACAAAAGTATCTACGCATTGTGGATCCCGATTACTACGAGTTCGAAA CACACATTTTCTTCGATGACGCATTCGAAATTTCCGATCACAGCGATGATGATATTCAGTGCAACAGGTTCGTGAAGATCTTGATCGATACGATTGACGAAGCGGCTTCCGAAGTTCATCAAACCAATATTCGTTTGAGACCTCCGAAAAAATATCCAACTCCATACGGAGGTCGGCTGGTTTGGACGCTGCCAGGGAAGACGAAGCTGATTGCCCATCTCAAGGACAAGGATCGTATCCGACATCGTAAGCGTTGGTCACAGGTCATGTACATGTACTATCTGCTCGGACACCGCCTGATGGAATTGCCGATATCGGTTGATCGTAAGGATGTAATGGCTGAAAATACATATTTGCTAACTTTGGATGGCGATATCGATTTCAATCCAAGTGCCGTCACACTGCTGGTGGATTTGATGAAAAAGAACAAGAACCTGGGCGCTGCTTGCGGTCGTATTCACCCGATCGGATCCGGTCCGATGGTGTGGTATCAGAAGTTCGAGTACGCTATTGGTCATTGGCTGCAGAAGGCTACCGAGCATATGATCGGATGTGTACTTTGTAGCCCTGGATGTTTCTCGCTGTTCAGAG GCAAAGGTCTTATGGACGACAACGTCATGCGTAAATATACCACTCGTTCGGATGAAGCACGCCATTACGTGCAGTACGATCAGGGAGAGGATCGTTGGTTGTGTACGTTACTGCTGCAGCGAGGCTATCGTGTCGAGTATTCAGCTGCTTCCGATGCCTACACTCACTGCCCGGAAGGGTTCAACGAGTTCTATAATCAACGTCGTCGCTGGGTACCGTCCACCATCGCCAACATTATGGATCTGCTTATGGATTACAAGCGGACGATCAAGATCAATGATAACATTTCGCTGCTGTACATATTTTATCAGATGATGTTGATGGGTGGTACTATTCTGGGCCCAGGCACGATTTTCCTTATGTTGGTAGGAGCTTTCGTCGCTGCATTCAAGATTGACAATTGGACATCATTCTACTATAACATAATTCCAATATTGCTATTCATGTTGATCTGTTTCACCTGTAAATCGAACATACAACTACTGCTAGCTCAGGTGTTGTCAACGGTATATGCTTTGATTATGATGGCGGTAATCGTCGGTACGGCACTGCAGTTGGGCGAGGATGGAATTGGAAGTCCTTCGGCTATATTCTTGATAGCAATGACAGGGTCATTCTTCATAGCAGCATGTCTTCATCCGCAAGAGTTTTGGTGTATAGCATCGGGATTGATCTATTTGCTCTCTATTCCATCTATGTACTTGCTGCTGATTTTGTATTCGATCATTAACTTAAATGTGGTATCTTGGGGCACTCGTGAAGTGGTGGCTAAGAAAACGAAGAAGGAGCTCGAGCAAGAGAAGAAGGATGCTGAAGAGGCCGCGAAGCGAGTTAAACAAAAATCGCTGCTTGGATTCCTACAGGGAGGGGCTGGTTCCAATGCAGATGAAGAAGGATCCATTGAGGTATCTATTGCTGGGCTGTTCCGTTGTTTACTGTGTACGCATGGAAAGACCACCGATGAAAAGGCCCAATTGGTCCACATTGGAGACGCTCTAAATGCTATTACTAAAAAGATTGAAAATCTGGAGAAGCACATCGACCCTCACGGACATCATACTCGCAAACGTACGGCATCTGCTGGTTCCAGAGACCATCACTTGGGATCAGTCGCTGAAGATAGTGAGGAAGACGATGAACAATCAGATTCGGAGACTTCAACGCTGCAAAGAAACGAACGTGACTTCCTGACAAACCCCTACTGGATTGAGGATCCAGActtgaagaagggagaagtagaCTTTATCTCTAGCACGGAGATCCAGTTCTGGAAGGATTTGATTGACCAATATCTTTACCCAATTGATCAAAACAAGGAAGAACAG GCACGAATTGCTTCGGACCTGATCGAGTTGCGTAACAAATCCGTGTTTGCATTCTTCATGTTCAACGCGCTGTTCGTACTGATCGTGTTCTTGCTGCAGTTGAACAAAGACAAACTGCACATCATTTGGCCGTTGGGAGTCAAAACCAACATTACCTATGACGAAGTGACAGCCGAG GTGCACATATCGAAAGAATACCTCCAACTGGAACCGATCGGTTTGGTGTTTGTGTTCTTCTTCGCGCTTATCTTGATCATCCAGTTTACCGCCATGTTGTTCCATCGATTCGGAACCCTGTCGCACATCCTGGCCTCTACCGAGCTCAACTGGGGCTGCAACAAGAAGCCGGAAGAGCTCTCGCAAGATGCTCTAATAGATAAG CACGCGGTGGAGATCGTCAAGAATCTCCAGAGGCTGCAAGGTATCGATGGGGACTACGACAACGACTCCGGTAGCGGGCCGGATCGGATAGCACGTCGCCGCACGATTCAGAACCTGGAGAAGGCACGTCAACCCAGAAGGCAGATTGGCACACTGGACGTGGCATTCAAAAAGCGATTCCTGAAGCTGACGGCGGATGAGAACAATACCGGAACGCCGATCCTGACGCGCAGGATGACGATGCGTCGCGAGACGATACGTGCCCTGGAGGTGCGCAAGAACTCGGTCATGGCGGAGCGGCGCAAGTCGCAGATGCAAACGCTGGGGGCGAACAATGAGTACGGCATCACTGGCGTAAACAAT ACAAACAACAACGCCCCACAGCGTCCCCTGCGCACATCGAACGCCGGTGTTAGCGTGAAGGACATTTTCAACGTAAACGGAGGCCCGGGAGGTGATATTTACGGTGTTACCGGGCAGGTCAACCAGGCCTACGAGCCGGTCATCGAAGACGACGATCGTAACTCGCTTCGACTGCAACCGCGCAACCAGGTGACGTGGAGTAACAGCAACGGGCGACTGTGA